The Athene noctua chromosome 13, bAthNoc1.hap1.1, whole genome shotgun sequence genome has a segment encoding these proteins:
- the FAM81A gene encoding protein FAM81A codes for MAQRSPIFPTLAASERRVRNIPLHSQALTAVPLASASLVDQLEDRILNHEKTTAALVEHAFRIKEDIVSTLHRMQNKGGGDRLARQLLEEHIRNITAIVRQLNRDIEMLQEQIRVRDNLSYGTNSTLKSLEMRQLSGLGDLRGRVARCDAGLARLSAEHKITYERLQSLSKDQHTSKLILESKIKEAEIQISHLLSRVEQSIMQQEAKLKIAYKESNQQLHLLDMKLKNAIEELSSQILSARSWLEQEHERIEKELVQKIDQLSLTFKENTEMSERAIEMKFNQMAEKIDKMEEIQKITMEAHEAKQTEEKINIRISKLQNEINEDIKEMKAEVNSGFAAIYESIGSLRQVLEAKMKLDRDELQKQIHQIKQEVPTWGETGP; via the exons ATGGCCCAGCGAAGCCCAATCTTCCCAACTCTTGCCGCTTCTGAAAG ACGTGTTCGAAACATCCCACTGCACAGCCAGGCGCTGACAGCGGTCCCTCTGGCATCTGCAAGCCTGGTGGATCAGCTGGAAGACAGAATCCTAAACCATGAGAAAACAACAGCAGCTCTTGTGGAACATGCTTTTCGCATTAAGGAGGACATTGTTTCCACTCTGCACAGAATGCAGAACAAAGGGGGGGGTGACCGGTTGGCTAGGCAACTCTTGGAAGAACACATCCGAAACATAACAGCAATAGTGAGGCAGCTTAATCGGGACATTGAG ATGCTGCAGGAACAGATACGTGTCAGAGACAATCTCAGCTATGGAACAAATTCTACCCTGAAGAGTCTGGAAATGCGGCAGCTTTCTGGTTTAGGAGATCTTCGGGGAAGAGTTGCAAG GTGTGATGCTGGGTTAGCCAGACTGTCTGCAGAGCATAAAATTACGTATGAAAGACTTCAGAGCCTAAGTAAAGACCAACACACCTCCAAGCTGATCTTAGAATCTAAAATCAAAGAGGCAGAAATACAG atttctcACCTCCTGAGCAGAGTAGAGCAGTCAATCATGCAGCAAGAAGCAAAGCTGAAGATTGCCTACAAAGAGAGCAACCAACAGCTCCACCTCCTGGATATGAA ATTAAAAAATGCTATTGAGGAACTCAGCAGCCAGATTTTGTCTGCACGTAGCTGGCTGGAACAGGAACATGAAAGGATTGAGAAAGAGCTTGTGCAAAAAATTGACCAACTCTCATTGACTTTTAAGGAAAACACT GAAATGAGTGAAAGAGCTATAGAGATGAAATTCAACCAAATGGCAGAGAAAATtgacaaaatggaagaaatacagaagataaCCATGGAAGCACATGAAGCAAAACAGactgaagaaaagataaatattcGCATTAGCAAACTTCAAAATGAGATAAATGAAGatataaaagaaatgaaagctgaagTTAATTCTG GATTTGCAGCTATCTACGAGAGCATTGGGTCTCTACGGCAAGTTCTAGAGGCGAAAATGAAGCTGGACAGAGATGAACTACAGAAGCAGATCCACCAAATTAAGCAGGAGGTTCCAACATGGGGAGAGACTGGGCCATGA